The proteins below are encoded in one region of Phaseolus vulgaris cultivar G19833 chromosome 1, P. vulgaris v2.0, whole genome shotgun sequence:
- the LOC137815344 gene encoding uncharacterized protein, producing MLFTDEDFQEIDPDHDDPMVITVEIAEYAVMKTLVDQGSSVDILFWDTFKRLHLKEEDIVPFREQIIGFSGERVSTKGYVDLMTTFGRGSKTKKIKIRYLVVDASTSYNVLLGRSSLNKLGAIVSTPHLAMKFPTEKGEITTVYVNQRDA from the coding sequence atgctttttACAGATGAAGATTTCCAAGAAATTGATCCCGATCACGACGATCCTATGGTGATAACAGTTGAAATAGCCGAATATGCCGTCATGAAAACCTTGGTTGATCAAGGCAGCTCAGTTGATATTCTGTTTTGGGATACTTTCAAAAGACTGCATCTGAAAGAAGAAGACATTGTACCTTTCCGAGAACAAATCATTGGTTTTTCAGGGGAGAGAGTCAGCACGAAAGGGTATGTGGATTTGATGACTACGTTCGGAAGAGGAAGTAAgactaaaaagattaaaatcagATATTTGGTGGTGGATGCTTCTACGTCGTATAATGTGTTGTTAGGACGTTCTTCTTTGAATAAGTTGGGAGCAATAGTTTCAACGCCACATCTAGCAATGAAATTTCCAACAGAAAAGGGGGAGATAACAACAGTTTATGTTAATCAAAGAGATGCTTGA
- the LOC137816591 gene encoding squalene monooxygenase SE1-like: MVDPYVLGWILCSVLTLFALYSLAFSGESRRRASPKAEKSIELSETVTTSTSECRSEKRDADVDVIIVGAGVAGAALAHTLGKDGRRVHVIERDLSEPDRIVGELLQPGGYLKLIELGLEDCVDKIDAQQVFGYALFKDGKHTRLAYPLEKFHSDISGRSFHNGRFIQRMREKASTLPNVRLEQGTVTSLVEEKGTIKGVQYKNKDGQELTTFAPLTIVCDGCFSNLRRSLCNPKVDVPSCFVGLLLENCELPCANHGHVILGDPSPILFYRISSTEIRCLVDVPGKKVPSISNGEMEKYLKTTVAPQIPPELYDAFIAAVDKGNIRTMPNRSMPADPLPTPGALLMGDAFNMRHPLTGGGMTVALSDIVVLRNLLRPLPDLNDAPTLCKYLESFYTLRKPVASTINTLAGALYKVFCASPDQARKEMRQACFDYLSLGGLFSEGPVSLLSGLNPRPLSLVLHFFAVAIYGVGRLLLPFPSPKRVWIGARLISGASGIIFPIIKAEGIRQMFFPVTVPAYYRTPPVGQ, from the exons ATGGTGGATCCGTACGTTCTCGGCTGGATTCTGTGCTCCGTTCTGACTCTCTTCGCGCTCTACAGCCTCGCCTTCAGCGGAGAGAGCCGGCGTCGAGCTTCGCCGAAGGCGGAGAAGAGCATCGAGCTTTCGGAAACCGTGACCACCTCCACGAGTGAATGCAGATCGGAGAAACGCGACGCCGACGTTGACGTCATTATTGTCGGAGCCGGTGTAGCCGGCGCGGCTCTAGCGCACACTCTCGGAAAG GATGGGCGTCGAGTACACGTCATTGAAAGAGATCTGAGTGAGCCTGATCGTATTGTTGGAGAGTTGTTACAACCAGGTGGCTATCTCAAATTGATTGAGCTGGGTCTTGAAG ACTGTGTAGACAAAATTGATGCTCAGCAAGTGTTTGGTTATGCCCTTTTTAAGGATGGGAAACATACTCGTCTCGCTTACCCCTTGGAGAAGTTTCACTCAGATATCTCTGGCAGGAGCTTTCACAATGGTCGCTTCATTCAGAGGATGCGGGAAAAGGCTTCCACCCTTCCCAA TGTGCGATTAGAGCAAGGAACAGTCACTTCCCTTGTTGAAGAGAAGGGGACAATTAAAGGTGTGCAATATAAGAACAAAGATGGCCAGGAATTGAcaacatttgcacctcttaccATTGTTTGTGATGGCTGCTTCTCAAACTTACGCCGTTCTCTTTGTAATCCTAAG GTTGATGTTCCCTCATGTTTTGTTGGTTTACTTTTAGAGAACTGTGAGCTTCCATGTGCAAATCATGGCCACGTTATACTGGGAGACCCTTCACCAATTCTATTCTATCGTATAAGTAGTACAGAGATTCGCTGTCTGGTCGATGTACCTGGTAAGAAGGTTCCTTCTATTTCAAACGGTGAAATGGAAAAGTATTTGAAGACAACAGTAGCTCCCCAG ATTCCCCCAGAACTTTATGATGCCTTCATAGCTGCTGTGGACAAGGGCAACATAAGGACAATGCCAAACAGAAGCATGCCGGCAGATCCCCTTCCTACACCTGGAGCCCTTCTGATGGGAGATGCATTCAACATGCGGCATCCACTAACTGGAGGCGGAATGACTGTGGCATTGTCTGATATTGTGGTGCTGAGAAATCTTCTAAGGCCCTTGCCTGATCTGAATGACGCACCCACTCTCTGCAAGTACCTCGAATCCTTTTATACCTTGCGTAAG CCTGTGGCATCCACAATAAATACATTGGCAGGTGCTCTTTACAAAGTTTTTTGTGCATCCCCTGATCAGGCAAGGAAGGAAATGCGCCAAGCTTGCTTTGATTATCTAAGCCTTGGAGGCCTATTCTCCGAAGGACCAGTTTCTCTACTTTCAGGATTAAACCCTCGTCCCTTGAGTTTGGTTCTCCATTTCTTTGCTGTTGCAATATATGGTGTGGGCCGTTTATTGTTACCGTTCCCTTCACCTAAGAGAGTATGGATTGGGGCCCGACTAATCTCT gGTGCTTCTGGAATCATCTTCCCCATAATCAAGGCGGAAGGGATTCGTCAAATGTTTTTCCCTGTGACTGTTCCAGCTTATTACAGAACTCCCCCGGTTGGACAATAG